The Bacteroidota bacterium genome contains a region encoding:
- a CDS encoding alpha/beta hydrolase, producing MKTIITFIILFLLTAASIAQTKYGIIFLPGVGGSSYETYIGQPDAPDLTYDHNLLLNQLRGTLGQDLRVIDNLTFQHVALSVRATQLNQKIGEWMQDSDFANREWFIFGHSMGGVTAAYFNKVANTNPQFKIRGTIAMQSPFQGIETLKGGKYFLEQKFNLQMNELGMGVNGDNPWLLTDLIDVIHVPIDLFNAMISGGNGPQTPRTPLAFEFMVDFIREELKNKKNEASVGFYDLMGDDRTDVKSMQKGHPDIETIRNNTFATDYLIIGATDFNLTAIRLVGSKPNYCLSKPEIKDYWKFIMAPTLGMSLAGNDDFNVRKHLGPAHSVAMTYALRTFFDNRVTEYRASEHRFKTLYDVSLQLVGEWRYQMNKAKAAKERYIVSRRAVENLDIAAQDLTNDLDIETETVVIHHYGISNQWLQACQTANTDVGFKVENYSVLPALLTYDCDDPLFVNWTETRTTILSINTVETDGMIALKNQKPTNAAGSWYEAPNTNPNDGHNHAAALWVVKPWNKQETETMRETKRWIREKYNEDNE from the coding sequence ATGAAAACCATTATTACTTTTATTATTTTGTTTCTGTTAACAGCAGCCAGCATTGCCCAAACCAAATATGGAATCATCTTTCTACCCGGTGTGGGAGGAAGCTCGTATGAAACCTATATTGGTCAACCAGACGCGCCAGACTTAACTTATGATCACAACCTCCTCTTGAATCAATTAAGAGGCACACTCGGACAGGATTTGCGCGTTATTGATAACCTTACCTTTCAACATGTCGCCCTTTCTGTGAGGGCAACACAGTTGAATCAAAAGATTGGTGAATGGATGCAGGATAGTGACTTTGCCAACCGGGAATGGTTTATATTCGGACATAGCATGGGAGGCGTGACCGCAGCCTATTTTAACAAGGTTGCCAATACGAACCCGCAATTTAAAATTCGTGGCACCATTGCCATGCAGTCACCCTTTCAGGGAATAGAAACGCTCAAGGGGGGGAAATATTTTTTGGAACAGAAGTTTAACCTACAAATGAATGAACTTGGTATGGGGGTCAATGGTGACAATCCGTGGTTGCTGACGGATTTAATAGATGTTATTCATGTTCCAATCGATTTATTTAATGCTATGATTAGTGGCGGGAATGGACCACAGACCCCACGGACACCACTTGCGTTTGAATTTATGGTAGATTTTATACGGGAAGAGTTAAAAAATAAAAAGAATGAAGCATCTGTTGGCTTCTATGATCTGATGGGTGATGATCGAACAGATGTAAAATCCATGCAAAAAGGGCATCCTGATATTGAAACCATCAGAAATAATACATTTGCTACTGATTACCTGATAATTGGGGCGACAGACTTTAACTTGACTGCTATCCGATTGGTAGGTTCCAAGCCTAATTATTGTTTAAGTAAACCGGAAATTAAGGATTACTGGAAATTTATTATGGCTCCTACTCTTGGTATGAGTTTAGCTGGAAATGATGATTTTAATGTTAGAAAACATCTGGGACCTGCGCATTCTGTCGCAATGACCTATGCGCTAAGAACATTTTTTGATAACAGAGTTACAGAATACCGGGCCTCTGAGCATCGGTTTAAAACATTATACGACGTAAGTCTTCAGTTAGTCGGTGAATGGAGATATCAAATGAATAAAGCGAAGGCAGCAAAAGAAAGATACATCGTTTCAAGAAGGGCGGTTGAGAACCTTGATATTGCCGCACAGGATCTAACCAATGATCTTGATATTGAAACGGAAACCGTGGTCATTCATCACTATGGTATCAGCAACCAGTGGTTACAGGCTTGCCAAACTGCCAACACCGACGTTGGATTCAAAGTGGAAAATTACTCTGTTCTTCCTGCCCTTCTGACATATGATTGTGATGATCCGCTTTTCGTAAATTGGACAGAAACAAGGACAACCATTCTTTCCATCAACACGGTTGAAACCGATGGGATGATTGCCTTGAAGAACCAGAAACCAACCAATGCTGCAGGTTCGTGGTATGAGGCACCAAACACAAACCCAAACGATGGCCATAACCATGCCGCTGCCCTGTGGGTCGTAAAACCCTGGAACAAACAGGAAACCGAAACCATGCGTGAAACGAAAAGGTGGATTCGTGAAAAATATAATGAAGACAATGAGTAA
- a CDS encoding PQQ-binding-like beta-propeller repeat protein yields the protein MSKLLLFIFSLAFLVSCNNDTDDKYSSKILKFVWKVDLKKVQGYQGFELPSIDGNYAYFPNGPDIECRELSTGRSIWKKRVTNGTVDYIGTNFSFNSENILIDDAFSTRLLNKLTGEQIWIAPDSGVQRVYGSLGTIDNIHGYRFPSIYLPKELQQFDCRTGNKIQSIYSDSGSFNSVVANSFGVFANTLAAYRDKVTDERISFGTLVKINPETGNLDFKIRIQPRWFKDVGYGFYLSTSSELFSKPAFDQQFGYCSFKDGTTIKFIPETGNIVWKYELPITNYRRDFPDAISVFPDEEKGLVFVTGGRDSWFCLDMETGKQLYWKRLSEYDGMIDPSSYDGNRYVFKPHTYGQYEWYIIDITTGEVVEEFDIPDDSILSQDVKNGYVAAFGVGSFYVFKIVR from the coding sequence ATGAGTAAATTATTACTATTTATATTTTCACTAGCATTCTTGGTCAGTTGCAATAATGATACAGATGACAAATATTCATCTAAAATCTTGAAGTTTGTTTGGAAAGTAGATTTAAAAAAAGTTCAGGGCTATCAGGGTTTTGAATTGCCATCCATCGATGGTAACTATGCTTACTTTCCGAATGGTCCAGATATTGAATGCAGGGAACTTTCCACGGGAAGGTCAATCTGGAAAAAGCGTGTTACAAACGGAACAGTTGATTATATTGGAACAAACTTTAGTTTCAATAGTGAAAACATATTGATTGATGATGCCTTTTCAACACGCTTATTAAACAAGTTAACTGGAGAACAAATCTGGATTGCACCAGATTCGGGTGTTCAACGTGTTTATGGTTCACTTGGAACAATAGATAACATACATGGTTATAGATTCCCTTCAATATATTTACCAAAGGAACTCCAACAGTTTGATTGTAGGACTGGTAATAAAATACAATCAATTTATTCTGATTCAGGATCGTTCAATTCAGTAGTTGCCAATTCATTTGGTGTCTTTGCAAATACTTTAGCTGCATATCGTGATAAGGTCACTGATGAACGAATTAGCTTCGGGACACTTGTAAAGATTAACCCAGAGACCGGTAATCTTGATTTTAAGATCCGAATTCAACCACGATGGTTTAAAGATGTTGGTTATGGATTTTATTTATCAACTAGTTCAGAACTTTTTTCAAAACCCGCCTTTGATCAACAATTTGGTTATTGTTCTTTTAAAGATGGAACAACAATAAAGTTCATTCCTGAAACAGGTAATATCGTTTGGAAATATGAATTACCCATCACCAATTACCGTCGTGACTTTCCGGATGCCATCAGTGTATTCCCAGATGAAGAGAAAGGCCTTGTCTTTGTCACCGGCGGCCGTGATAGCTGGTTCTGTCTGGATATGGAAACCGGCAAGCAACTCTACTGGAAACGTCTGTCGGAATACGATGGAATGATTGATCCATCCAGTTACGATGGCAACCGGTATGTGTTTAAACCGCATACGTATGGTCAGTATGAGTGGTACATCATCGACATCACCACCGGCGAAGTGGTCGAGGAATTCGATATCCCCGATGATTCCATTCTCTCGCAGGATGTGAAGAACGGGTACGTGGCTGCATTCGGGGTCGGGAGTTTCTACGTATTTAAAATCGTCCGGTAA
- a CDS encoding PQQ-binding-like beta-propeller repeat protein, translating to MTKIEPSQGFELPTIDGNRVYFPNGPDVECRELSTGKIIWKANITGKTRDYNGTRFLINNSIIVVNDTYSTSAFDKYSGERRWIAPDSGEFRRYGIMNWIDNEFGYRRGQANFIQFNLNDGNTIKMFPIDTGAARAINTSKHGVFCSTFAGYVNDLGKEIYEFGTLKKFDPVTGQQIFSFRCTPRYFNFGGYSDYLSTITNLFAVPVLLDSVGYAVFRDGTVFRFRQSDGYLYWKYELPITNYRRDFPDAISVFPDEEKGLVFVTGGRDSWFCLDMETGKQLYWKRLSEYDGMIFPSSYDGNRYVFKPHTYGQYEWYIIDITTGEVVEEFDIPDDSILSQDVKNGYVAAFGVGSFYVFKIIR from the coding sequence TTGACAAAAATTGAACCATCACAAGGATTTGAACTACCCACAATTGATGGTAACCGGGTTTATTTTCCAAATGGTCCTGATGTAGAATGCAGGGAGTTGTCCACTGGCAAAATCATTTGGAAGGCCAATATAACCGGTAAAACCAGAGATTATAATGGAACCCGTTTTTTGATTAACAACTCAATTATTGTTGTAAACGACACCTATTCTACCTCTGCATTTGATAAGTATTCTGGAGAAAGACGGTGGATCGCTCCTGATTCAGGTGAGTTCAGACGATATGGCATCATGAATTGGATTGACAATGAATTTGGTTACAGGCGAGGGCAAGCAAATTTTATTCAATTTAACTTAAACGATGGAAATACAATTAAAATGTTTCCGATTGACACTGGCGCTGCCCGGGCAATAAATACCAGTAAGCATGGTGTATTCTGTTCGACATTTGCTGGTTATGTTAACGATCTGGGAAAGGAAATTTACGAGTTTGGTACACTTAAAAAATTTGATCCTGTAACTGGTCAGCAAATTTTCAGTTTCCGGTGTACCCCACGTTATTTTAATTTTGGTGGTTACTCTGACTACCTGTCGACCATTACCAATCTCTTCGCAGTGCCGGTATTGTTAGATTCAGTTGGGTATGCGGTTTTTCGGGATGGAACGGTTTTCAGGTTCAGACAATCCGATGGGTATTTGTATTGGAAATATGAATTACCCATCACCAATTACCGTCGTGACTTTCCGGATGCCATCAGTGTATTCCCAGATGAAGAAAAAGGCCTTGTTTTTGTGACCGGCGGCCGGGATAGCTGGTTCTGTCTCGATATGGAAACCGGCAAGCAACTCTATTGGAAGCGGTTGTCGGAATACGATGGAATGATTTTTCCATCCAGTTACGATGGCAACCGGTATGTGTTTAAGCCACATACATACGGCCAGTATGAGTGGTATATCATCGACATAACCACTGGCGAAGTGGTAGAGGAATTCGATATCCCCGATGATTCCATTCTCTCGCAGGATGTGAAGAACGGGTACGTGGCTGCATTCGGGGTCGGGAGTTTCTACGTATTTAAAATCATCCGGTAA
- a CDS encoding PQQ-binding-like beta-propeller repeat protein, whose protein sequence is MKMHFVLLAGLIFSSCTEPNEDSLNSKYLKLAWKVDLKKIQGFQGFELPLIDGDRVYFPNGPDVECRNLYNGNLIWKANITGKERDYTGTNFMVNSSILVVNDIYSTSAFDKITGVRKWMAPDSGIHRSSGTMNTIDENFGYRKIHSDFIQFDLSTGLTIKEFDVDTGGVRSIMSNMNGVFGSTIATRYGEGGTEIYNFGELKKFDPITGNQVFSIRAVPRWFKDGGYGFYPQTITNLFAVPVLLDSVGYAVFRDGTVFKFRQSDGYLYWKYELPITKYRLDFPDAISVFPDEEKGLVFVTGGRDNWFCLDMETGKQLYWKRLSEYDGMIDPSSYDGNRYVFKPHTYGQYEWYIIDITTGEVVEEFDIPDDSILSQDVKNGYVAAFGVGSFYVFKIIR, encoded by the coding sequence GTGAAAATGCACTTTGTTTTGCTTGCTGGTTTGATTTTCAGTTCATGCACAGAACCCAACGAGGATTCGCTGAACTCAAAATATTTGAAATTGGCGTGGAAGGTTGATCTTAAGAAGATACAGGGTTTCCAGGGCTTTGAGTTACCGTTGATCGATGGTGACCGGGTTTACTTTCCTAACGGTCCCGATGTTGAGTGTCGAAACCTGTATAATGGAAATCTCATCTGGAAGGCAAATATAACTGGAAAGGAAAGGGACTATACCGGGACCAATTTTATGGTGAACAGTTCAATCCTGGTGGTCAACGATATCTACTCAACATCGGCCTTTGATAAGATTACCGGGGTAAGGAAATGGATGGCACCCGATTCTGGTATTCACCGGTCATCGGGGACAATGAATACCATTGACGAAAATTTTGGATACAGAAAGATTCATTCAGACTTCATTCAATTTGATCTGTCAACCGGATTGACAATTAAAGAATTTGATGTTGATACTGGTGGAGTTCGATCCATTATGTCAAATATGAATGGAGTATTTGGATCAACAATTGCAACTCGGTATGGTGAAGGAGGCACTGAAATTTATAATTTTGGTGAATTGAAAAAATTTGATCCAATTACAGGAAATCAAGTATTTAGTATACGCGCAGTACCACGGTGGTTCAAGGATGGTGGGTACGGGTTCTATCCACAGACCATTACTAATCTCTTCGCAGTTCCGGTATTGTTAGATTCAGTTGGGTATGCGGTTTTTCGGGATGGAACGGTTTTCAAGTTCAGGCAATCTGATGGGTATTTGTATTGGAAATATGAATTACCCATCACCAAATACCGACTTGATTTTCCGGATGCAATCAGTGTATTCCCAGATGAAGAAAAAGGCCTTGTCTTTGTGACTGGCGGCCGGGATAACTGGTTCTGTCTCGATATGGAAACCGGCAAGCAACTCTATTGGAAGCGGTTGTCGGAATATGATGGAATGATTGATCCATCCAGTTACGATGGCAACCGGTATGTGTTTAAGCCACATACCTATGGCCAGTATGAGTGGTACATCATCGACATCACCACCGGTGAGGTGGTAGAGGAATTCGATATCCCCGATGATTCCATTCTCTCGCAGGATGTGAAGAACGGGTACGTGGCTGCCTTCGGGGTCGGGAGTTTCTACGTATTTAAAATCATCCGGTAA